The genomic interval ACTGGCGGGAAATCATCCTTGACGGTCTGCGGGAGCGGCTAGGCCGCTTTCGCTCCCTGCAGATCTTCATGGATGCCTGCGTCCGCTGCGGGGCTTGTGCTGACAAGTGCCATTTCTTCATTGGTACCGGCGATCCCAAGAACATGCCGGTGCTGCGAGCCGAGCTCCTACGCTCAGTCTATCGCCGAGACTTCACCACCGCTGGCAAGCTGATGGGCAGGCTGGTGGGGGCTCGGGACCTCACCTTGGACGTGCTTAAGGAATGGTTTTATTATTTCTTCCAATGTAGCGAATGCCGCCGCTGCTCGCTCTTCTGTCCCTTTGGCATCGATACCGCCGAGATAACCATGATCGGCCGGGAGCTCCTCAACCTGGTGGGCTGTAACGTGGATTGGATTGCTGCCCCGGTAGCCAACTGCTATCGCACCGGCAACCACGTGGGCATCGAGCCCCACGCCTTCCGGGACATGGTGGATTTCTGCGTAGATGATATTGAGGACCGAACCGGCATCCGGGTAGAACCTACCTTCAACCGCAAAGGGGCGGAGATCCTTTTTATCGCCCCTTCGGGTGACGTGTTTGCCGACCCCGGCACTTACACTTTCATGGGGTACCTTTTGCTCTTCCATGCCATTGGTCTGGATTATACCCTCAGCACCTACGCCTCCGAAGGCGGCAACTTTGGCCTGTTTACCTCCCATGAAGTGATGAAAAGGCTCAACGCCAAAATCTATGCCGAAGCCAAAAGGCTGGGGGTTAAGTGGATCTTGGGCGGCGAGTGCGGCCACATGTGGCGGGTTATCCACCAGTATATGGATACCATGAACGGGCCGGCCGATTTCTTGGAGGAACCAGTCTCTCCCATCACCGGCACCAAATTTGAAAACGCTAAATCCACCAAGATGGTACATATTGTAGAGTTTACGGCCGACCTGATCAAAAACGGCAAGCTGAAGCTGGATCCCAGCCGCAACGATCACTGGCGAGTTACTTTCCACGACTCCTGCAACCCGGCTCGGGCCATGGGGCTCTTGGAGGAGCCTCGCTACATCATCAAGA from Clostridia bacterium carries:
- a CDS encoding (Fe-S)-binding protein is translated as MASLPKPEELWPKTYRPPRSGWMDTPVSFRRGTYLYGAKAKNLEALGLPNPREWSPEEEDWKLPKNWREIILDGLRERLGRFRSLQIFMDACVRCGACADKCHFFIGTGDPKNMPVLRAELLRSVYRRDFTTAGKLMGRLVGARDLTLDVLKEWFYYFFQCSECRRCSLFCPFGIDTAEITMIGRELLNLVGCNVDWIAAPVANCYRTGNHVGIEPHAFRDMVDFCVDDIEDRTGIRVEPTFNRKGAEILFIAPSGDVFADPGTYTFMGYLLLFHAIGLDYTLSTYASEGGNFGLFTSHEVMKRLNAKIYAEAKRLGVKWILGGECGHMWRVIHQYMDTMNGPADFLEEPVSPITGTKFENAKSTKMVHIVEFTADLIKNGKLKLDPSRNDHWRVTFHDSCNPARAMGLLEEPRYIIKNVCRHFYEMPENTIREKTFCCGSGSGLNSDEYMEMRLRGGLPRANAVKYVQEKYGVNMLACVCAIDRAVLPSLMDYWVPGVGVAGVHELVGNALVIEGEKERDTDLRGNPLPEARISSQ